The following proteins are encoded in a genomic region of Thermothielavioides terrestris NRRL 8126 chromosome 5, complete sequence:
- a CDS encoding 40S ribosomal protein S17, which yields MGRVRTKTVKKSAKVIIERYYPKLTLDFETNKRLCDEIAIIASKRLRNKIAGYTTHLMKRIQRGPVRGISFKLQEEERERKDQYVPEVSALDFSEAGQLDVDAETKDLLKHLGFDSIPVNVIPVTQNPVEQRGGRRFGGRA from the exons ATGGGTCGCGTTCGCACCAAGACCGTCAAGAAGTCCGCCAAGGTCATCATTGAGCGGTACTACCCCAAGCTGACGCTCGACTTCGAGACCAACAAGCGGTTGTGCGATGAGATCGCCATCATCGCCTCGAAGCGCCTGCGCAACAAG ATTGCCGGCTACACCACCCACCTGATGAAGCGCATCCAGCGCGGCCCCGTCCGCGGCATTTCCTTCAagctgcaggaggaggagcgcgagcgcaAGGACCAATACGTCCCCGAGGTGTCGGCCCTCGACTTCTCCGAGGCAGGCcagctcgacgtcgacgccgagaccAAGGACCTGCTGAAGCACCTCGGC TTCGACTCGATCCCCGTCAACGTCATCCCCGTTACCCAGAACCCggtcgagcagcgcggcggccggcggttcggcggccgcgcttAA